A section of the Xiphias gladius isolate SHS-SW01 ecotype Sanya breed wild chromosome 8, ASM1685928v1, whole genome shotgun sequence genome encodes:
- the znf710a gene encoding zinc finger protein 710a — MRSLKHLKHHSRNNVEEESSRLVRTYPKMTERQVDVGTQTEPVVVLSLAQAAVLGLISQNEIFGATIAPNGFYTGEPRECPPPPPEAMEYEYADQLIGANGDYLAEPAGEPEPQPHCSERRRPGPRGRTKRPRNDGELEGHPHKAPSPQAQVKGERLESDSPPSCIHMNSRRSPGKSEDPVTQQGSLKEEQACRNCASCVKDTPRPQTDRQPEQEQEESTSRDRERKEEELVVAEEEEEEALNLKTSGETGSPLENRYYESNEVAYESLQGEYEENGQAMLWSDPEGLARRMQIDRLDINVQIDESYCVDVGEGLKRWKCRMCEKSYTSKYNLVTHILGHNGIKPHECLHCGKLFKQPSHLQTHLLTHQGTRPHKCTVCEKAFTQTSHLKRHMLQHSDVKPYSCRFCGRGFAYPSELRTHENKHENGQCHVCTQCGLEFPTYAHLKRHLTSHQGPTTYQCTECHKSFAYRSQLQNHLMKHQNVRPYVCPECGMEFVQIHHLRQHALTHKGMKEFKCDVCAREFTLSANLKRHMLIHASVRPFQCHVCFKTFVQKQTLKTHMIVHLPVKPFKCKVCGKSFNRMYNLLGHMHLHAGSKPFKCPYCTSKFNLKGNLSRHMKVKHGIMDASIDGQEPPQDTEGQEDYEEESFEFSERENRANNNNTPDIAKLSQMEYYSTYGKGAGRFSTA; from the exons ATGAGATCCCTGAAACACCTCAAACATCACTCCAGGAACAATGTG gaggaggagagtagCCGCTTGGTGCGAACCTACCCCAAGATGACCGAGCGCCAAGTGGATGTGGGCACGCAGACGGAGCCTGTGGTGGTGCTATCTCTGGCTCAGGCAGCTGTTCTCGGCCTCATCTCCCAGAATGAAATCTTTGGGGCCACCATTGCCCCTAATGGTTTTTACACTGGGGAGCCCAGAGAGtgcccccctcctccacctGAGGCGATGGAGTATGAGTACGCTGACCAGCTGATAGGGGCCAACGGGGACTACCTGGCTGAGCCTGCTGGGGAGCCGGAGCCCCAGCCCCACTGCAGTGAAAGAAGACGGCCCGGACCCCGTGGGAGGACCAAAAGGCCCAGGAATGATGGAGAATTAGAGGGTCACCCACACAAAGCACCAAGTCCACAGGCTCAGGTTAAAGGTGAAAGACTTGAGTCTGACAGCCCCCCTTCCTGCATTCACATGAACAGCAGGCGTAGTCCTGGCAAGTCAGAGGATCCAGTCACCCAACAAGGATCTCTGAAAGAGGAGCAGGCCTGCAGAAACTGTGCCTCATGTGTGAAAGATACACCCAGgccacaaacagacagacaaccagAACAGGAACAAGAAGAAAGCACcagtagagacagagagaggaaggaagaggagctTGTGgtggcagaagaagaagaggaggaagcatTAAACCTCAAGACCAGCGGAGAGACAGGCAGTCCTCTGGAGAACCGCTATTATGAGTCCAATGAGGTGGCCTACGAGTCCCTGCAAGGGGAGTATGAAGAGAATGGCCAGGCCATGTTGTGGTCAGACCCAGAGGGTCTCGCCAGGCGAATGCAGATTGACCGACTGGACATCAACGTACAGATTGATGAGTCTTACTGCGTAGATGTGGGAGAGGGTCTGAAACGCTGGAAGTGCCGCATGTGTGAGAAGTCATACACATCCAAATACAACCTTGTCACTCATATCCTGGGCCACAATGGAATTAAGCCCCATGAATGTCTACACTGTGGAAAGCTCTTCAAGCAGCCGAGCCACCTCCAGACTCACCTGCTCACCCACCAGGGAACCCGACCTCACAAGTGCACCGTTTGTGAGAAGGCCTTCACGCAGACTAGCCACCTGAAGAGGCATATGCTGCAGCATTCAGATGTCAAGCCCTACAGCTGTCGCTTCTGTGGCCGTGGCTTCGCCTATCCCAGTGAGCTGAGGACCCACGAGAACAAACACGAGAATGGTCAGTGCCACGTCTGCACACAGTGTGGTCTGGAGTTCCCAACCTACGCGCACCTGAAGCGCCACCTGACCAGCCATCAGGGCCCCACCACGTACCAGTGCACAGAGTGCCACAAGTCCTTCGCTTACCGCAGCCAGCTGCAGAACCACTTGATGAAGCACCAGAACGTGCGGCCCTACGTTTGCCCCGAGTGTGGCATGGAGTTTGTCCAGATCCACCACCTACGACAACACGCTCTCACTCACAAG GGTATGAAGGAATTCAAGTGTGACGTCTGTGCCAGAGAGTTCACCCTGTCTGCCAACCTGAAGAGACACATGTTGATCCATGCCAGCGTGAGGCCCTTCCAGTGCCACGTCTGTTTCAAGACCTTTGTCCAGAAGCAGACCCTCAAAACGCACATGATTGTCCACCTGCCCGTCAAGCCTTTCAAATGCAAG GTGTGTGGAAAGTCATTCAACAGAATGTACAACCTCCTTGGCCACATGCATCTCCACGCCGGCAGCAAGCCCTTCAAGTGCCCTTACTGCACCAGCAAGTTCAACCTGAAGGGCAACCTCAGCCGACACATGAAGGTCAAACACGGCATCATGGACGCCTCGATAGATGGACAAG AACCCCCCCAAGACACAGAAGGCCAGGAGGACTACGAAGAGGAGAGTTTTGAATTCAGCGAGCGAGAAAACCgggccaacaacaacaacacaccaGACATTGCTAAACTATCTCAAATGGAGTATTACAGCACCTATGGGAAGGGCGCAGGGCGCTTCAGCACTGCTTGA